From Desulfurispira natronophila, a single genomic window includes:
- the ilvC gene encoding ketol-acid reductoisomerase, producing MAMTVYYDNDCNIDIIKQKKVAIIGFGSQGHAHAENLRDSGVSVVVGLGRKGPSWKKAEAKGFEVALVADATRQADVIMVLIPDENQADVFANDIAPNMKPGSALAFAHGFNVHFGQIQAPQGTDVIMIAPKGPGHTVRTEFAGGGGVPCLIAIEQDDTGKAKELSLSYASAIGGGRSGIIETTFKDETETDLFGEQAILCGGTVALVQAGFETLVEAGYPEEMAYFECLHELKLIVDLLYQGGISDMRYSVSNTAEYGDMVTGKRIITDETKKAMKEVLKDIQEGRFAKDFILERQAGYPRMHSERRNLADTQIEKVGAGLRAMMPWIQKSKIVDKDKN from the coding sequence ATGGCAATGACAGTGTACTATGACAACGACTGCAATATCGACATCATCAAGCAAAAGAAAGTAGCCATCATTGGCTTTGGTTCCCAGGGCCACGCCCATGCAGAAAACCTGCGGGACTCAGGTGTCAGTGTTGTGGTGGGCCTGGGGCGCAAGGGTCCTTCCTGGAAGAAAGCTGAGGCCAAAGGGTTTGAAGTAGCCCTGGTCGCAGATGCAACCCGTCAGGCCGATGTTATTATGGTGCTGATCCCTGATGAAAACCAGGCTGACGTCTTTGCCAATGATATTGCCCCCAATATGAAACCCGGCTCTGCGTTGGCATTTGCCCACGGCTTCAACGTTCATTTTGGACAAATCCAGGCCCCTCAGGGTACCGATGTTATCATGATAGCCCCGAAGGGCCCCGGACACACCGTTCGCACCGAATTTGCCGGTGGTGGTGGAGTGCCGTGCCTCATTGCCATCGAACAGGACGATACTGGCAAAGCCAAAGAGCTGAGCCTGTCCTACGCCAGCGCCATCGGTGGTGGTCGCAGTGGTATAATTGAAACCACATTTAAAGACGAAACCGAAACCGACCTCTTTGGCGAGCAAGCTATCCTCTGTGGCGGCACCGTGGCTCTGGTTCAGGCTGGTTTTGAAACCCTGGTGGAAGCCGGCTATCCCGAGGAAATGGCTTACTTCGAGTGCCTGCATGAACTCAAACTTATTGTTGATCTCCTTTATCAGGGCGGCATTTCGGACATGCGCTATTCAGTCTCCAATACTGCTGAATACGGTGATATGGTTACCGGTAAGCGCATCATAACCGACGAAACTAAAAAAGCCATGAAAGAAGTTCTCAAGGACATCCAGGAAGGACGCTTTGCCAAGGACTTCATTCTGGAGCGCCAGGCAGGCTATCCGCGCATGCACTCAGAGCGCCGTAACCTGGCTGACACCCAGATTGAAAAGGTGGGCGCAGGACTGCGAGCCATGATGCCCTGGATCCAAAAGAGCAAAATTGTCGACAAGGACAAAAACTAA
- a CDS encoding metal-dependent hydrolase, protein MAMFDTHLAIGTTLSGALAAVVATTSTVTTGMALGLVVAGAVGSVLPDLDSPTSRPTRVTYSLLSMTLALLFCVEVAGGVPLWSMPVIYASIFLSSRMLLARIFEAFSTHRGMVHSLPAAVLAALLVVNGAHFGLAVDITLSWWLGIFVLWGFLVHLLLDEVYAVNIAGVRFKRSFGSAVKLWGQMVPTVLCYAAVLVLWLLAPAVPKEILAMAGW, encoded by the coding sequence ATGGCCATGTTCGATACCCATCTGGCGATAGGTACAACCCTGAGCGGTGCCCTTGCTGCAGTAGTGGCCACTACCTCAACAGTGACTACCGGGATGGCATTGGGGCTGGTTGTGGCAGGAGCGGTAGGGAGTGTGCTGCCTGATCTGGACTCTCCCACTTCACGCCCTACCCGGGTTACTTATTCCCTGTTATCCATGACCCTGGCGCTGCTGTTTTGTGTTGAAGTGGCAGGAGGAGTTCCCCTATGGAGTATGCCTGTAATATATGCCAGCATTTTTCTTTCGAGTCGCATGTTGTTGGCCCGTATCTTTGAGGCTTTCAGCACTCACCGCGGCATGGTGCATAGTCTTCCCGCAGCGGTGCTGGCTGCTTTGTTGGTGGTGAATGGGGCCCACTTTGGGTTGGCAGTGGATATCACGCTAAGCTGGTGGTTGGGAATATTTGTCTTGTGGGGTTTTCTGGTACATCTGCTGCTGGATGAGGTTTACGCGGTAAATATCGCTGGTGTTCGGTTTAAACGATCCTTTGGCAGTGCGGTGAAGCTTTGGGGGCAGATGGTTCCGACGGTTTTGTGTTATGCCGCTGTGCTTGTCCTATGGTTGCTGGCGCCGGCAGTACCGAAAGAAATTCTTGCAATGGCAGGCTGGTAA
- a CDS encoding sensor histidine kinase, which yields MALSVGLLVFLLLVALAISRSLDAQRKLVIDQRQAVIAQSRFTSFGKMIGMIAHQWRAPLARQGAMLTELQILLEHPEKNHDVVARFRETLLPRMQENHQQLGQIFHDFQQFFASDVRREVFDICKEVDHTIALIATQQIPDIIDIEFLRPEGKVVVNNYPSAFTHVLLTIIENAIDIFAERDVLAPVVVISVMEYESGVLIRIADNGGGIHVTPIEKVFASFFSGKIEQGMGMGLHIAKMLVEDRMGGTLSVENLPTGACFDVYLWGG from the coding sequence ATGGCACTGTCAGTCGGTCTGCTTGTCTTTCTCCTGTTGGTGGCCCTGGCGATATCGCGAAGCCTTGATGCACAACGGAAACTTGTCATCGATCAGCGCCAGGCTGTGATCGCTCAGTCCCGGTTTACTTCATTCGGGAAAATGATCGGCATGATTGCACACCAGTGGCGCGCTCCTTTGGCACGGCAGGGGGCTATGCTGACCGAGTTACAGATACTTCTGGAGCATCCGGAAAAGAACCACGATGTGGTGGCGCGCTTCAGAGAAACCCTGCTGCCGCGCATGCAGGAGAATCACCAACAGCTTGGTCAGATATTTCACGACTTTCAACAGTTCTTTGCCAGTGATGTCAGGCGCGAAGTTTTCGATATTTGCAAAGAAGTGGACCACACCATCGCTCTGATTGCGACTCAACAAATTCCCGATATTATCGATATCGAGTTCCTGCGCCCAGAGGGAAAGGTAGTGGTGAACAACTATCCTTCTGCCTTTACCCATGTGCTGCTGACTATTATAGAAAATGCTATTGACATATTTGCCGAGAGAGATGTACTGGCACCCGTCGTGGTCATCAGCGTCATGGAATATGAGTCTGGTGTGCTGATTCGCATTGCCGATAATGGTGGTGGAATACACGTGACGCCGATCGAAAAAGTCTTTGCATCGTTTTTTAGCGGGAAGATTGAGCAGGGTATGGGTATGGGTTTGCATATTGCTAAAATGCTGGTAGAAGACCGTATGGGAGGCACGCTATCCGTTGAGAATTTGCCGACGGGTGCATGTTTTGATGTGTACTTGTGGGGTGGGTAG